The Vibrio echinoideorum DNA window ACATACCCTAAGGTACGTAGCCGCAGCTTCGGTGTATAGCTTAGCCCCGTTACATCTTCCGCGCAGGCCGACTCGACCAGTGAGCTATTACGCTTTCTTTAAATGATGGCTGCTTCTAAGCCAACATCCTGGCTGTCTGAGCCTTCCCACATCGTTTCCCACTTAGCTATACTTTGGGACCTTAGCTGGCGGTCTGGGTTGTTTCCCTCTCCACGACGGACGTTAGCACCCGCCGTGTGTCTCCCGGATAGTACTTACTGGTATTCGGAGTTTGCAAAGGGTTGGTAAGTCGGGATGACCCCCTAGCCTTAACAGTGCTCTACCCCCAGTAGTATTCGTCCGAGGCGCTACCTAAATAGCTTTCGGGGAGAACCAGCTATCTCCAGGTTTGATTGGCCTTTCACCCCTAGCCACAAGTCATCCGCTAATTTTTCAACATTAGTCGGTTCGGTCCTCCAGTTGATGTTACTCAACCTTCAACCTGCCCATGGCTAGATCACCTGGTTTCGGGTCTAATCCTAGCAACTGTACGCCCAGTTAAGACTCGGTTTCCCTACGGCTCCCCTAAACGGTTAACCTTGCTACTAAAATTAAGTCGCTGACCCATTATACAAAAGGTACGCAGTCACACCACGAAGGTGCTCCTACTGCTTGTACGTACACGGTTTCAGGTTCTATTTCACTCCCCTCACAGGGGTTCTTTTCGCCTTTCCCTCACGGTACTGGTTCACTATCGGTCAGTCAGTAGTATTTAGCCTTGGAGGATGGTCCCCCCATATTCAGACAGGATATCACGTGTCCCGCCCTACTCGTTTTCACTGATTATGATGTGTCGGTTACGGGGCTATCACCCTTTATTGCGAGACTTTCCAGACTCTTCACCTGCATCATTAAAAGCTTAAGGGCTAATCCAATTTCGCTCGCCGCTACTTTCGGAATCTCGGTTGATTTCTCTTCCTCGGGGTACTTAGATGTTTCAGTTCCCCCGGTTTGCCTCCTGTTGCTATGTATTCACAACAGGATACGTGCTTATGCACGTGGGTTTCCCCATTCGGAAATCCCAGACTCAAAAGGTTATTACTACCTAATCTGGGCTTATCGCAAGTTATTACGTCCTTCATCGCCTCTGACTGCCAAGGCATCCACCGTGTACGCTTAGTCACTTAACCATACAACCCGAAAGGGTCTTAGTGTATGGCAACTAACCAAGGTTTTTGGTTGTCATTAAGAAGGGTTAATTCTCAATGACTGTTTGCCGGACTCAATTGTGAATCAATGTAAACATTGATTCGAATACAAGACACTTGAATGTGTTTGTTGTGTTTATCTAATGAAAGATAAACATTGAGAACTTTTAAATTTGATTGAATTACTCGTAAGTAAATCAATCAGTCAGCTTTCCAAATTGTTAAAGAGCAAGAGTTTTAAAGCGTTAAACTATTAAAACCATTTTTAAAGACTCTCATCAGACTTTTGTCATCAAAGAACGTTTAAAGATGGTGGGCGATACCGGGCTCGAACCAGTGACCCCCTGCTTGTAAGGCAGGTGCTCTCCCAACTGAGCTAATCGCCCATGATAGTTTTAATTCCTTCATGGAGAAAGAATGGTGGAGCTATGCGGGATCGAACCGCAGACCTCCTGCGTGCAAGGCAGGCGCTCTCCCAGCTGAGCTATAGCCCCAAATTTTTATTTCCTTGGGAGGAAATGGTGGGTCGTGCAGGATTCGAACCTGCGACCAATTGATTAAAAGTCAACTGCTCTACCAACTGAGCTAACGACCCAATGGTATCCCGTAGGGGAGTCGAACCCCTGTTACCGCCGTGAAAGGGCGGTGTCCTAGGCCTCTAGACGAACGGGACACTGCTAGTTTATCTCTACTTTAAAAGTAAAAACAAACTTCGAAGAACCTTGGGAGTTCTTCTTCTCTTTGCTTTTCTAAACCTAATCAATCTGTGTGGACACTCATCGTGACTATCTTCGTATAAGGAGGTGATCCAGCCCCAGGTTCCCCTAGGGCTACCTTGTTACGACTTCACCCCAGTCATGAACCACAAAGTGGTGAGCGTCCTCCCCGAAAGGTTAAACTACCCACTTCTTTTGCAGCCCACTCCCATGGTGTGACGGGCGGTGTGTACAAGGCCCGGGAACGTATTCACCGTGACATTCTGATTCACGATTACTAGCGATTCCGACTTCATGGAGTCGAGTTGCAGACTCCAATCCGGACTACGACGCACTTTTTGGGATTCGCTCACTATCGCTAGCTTGCTGCCCTCTGTATGCGCCATTGTAGCACGTGTGTAGCCCTACTCGTAAGGGCCATGATGACTTGACGTCGTCCCCACCTTCCTCCGGTTTATCACCGGCAGTCTCCCTGGAGTTCCCGACATTACTCGCTGGCAAACAAGGATAAGGGTTGCGCTCGTTGCGGGACTTAACCCAACATTTCACAACACGAGCTGACGACAGCCATGCAGCACCTGTCTCAGAGCTCCCGAAGGCACACCTGCGTCTCCGCTGGCTTCTCTGGATGTCAAGAGTAGGTAAGGTTCTTCGCGTTGCATCGAATTAAACCACATGCTCCACCGCTTGTGCGGGCCCCCGTCAATTCATTTGAGTTTTAATCTTGCGACCGTACTCCCCAGGCGGTCTACTTAACGCGTTAGCTCCGAAAGCCACGGCTCAAGGCCACAACCTCCAAGTAGACATCGTTTACGGCGTGGACTACCAGGGTATCTAATCCTGTTTGCTCCCCACGCTTTCGCATCTGAGTGTCAGTGTCTGTCCAGGGGGCCGCCTTCGCCACTGGTATTCCTTCAGATCTCTACGCATTTCACCGCTACACCTGAAATTCTACCCCCCTCTACAGCACTCTAGTTCACCAGTTTCAAATGCAGTTCCGAGGTTGAGCCCCGGGCTTTCACATCTGACTTAATGAACCACCTGCATGCGCTTTACGCCCAGTAATTCCGATTAACGCTCGCACCCTCCGTATTACCGCGGCTGCTGGCACGGAGTTAGCCGGTGCTTCTTCTGTTGCTAACGTCAAGATGCGCAGCTATTAACTACACACCCTTCCTCACAACTGAAAGTACTTTACAACCCGAAGGCCTTCTTCATACACGCGGCATGGCTGCATCAGGCTTTCGCCCATTGTGCAATATTCCCCACTGCTGCCTCCCGTAGGAGTCTGGACCGTGTCTCAGTTCCAGTGTGGCTGATCATCCTCTCAGACCAGCTAGGGATCGTCGCCTTGGTGAGCCATTACCTCACCAACTAGCTAATCCCACCTAGGCATATCTTGACGCGAGAGGTCCGAAGATCCCCCTCTTTGGCCCGTAGGCATTATGCGGTATTAGCCATCGTTTCCAATGGTTATCCCCCACATCAAGGCAATTTCCTAGGCATTACTCACCCGTCCGCCGCTCGACGCCCATTAACGCACCCGAAGGATTGTTAGTGTCGTTTCCGCTCGACTTGCATGTGTTAGGCCTGCCGCCAGCGTTCAATCTGAGCCATGATCAAACTCTTCAATTTAAGATTTTGTGACTCAACGAATACTGACTTCAAAACTAATATTCATTCGCCTATTCGAAAATAAACAAAGAACATGTAATTCTAAAGCTATTACCATTCCAACAGAATGGTAATGAATTGACTGTGCCAAATAACCGAAGTTATTCGTATTGGTCACTCAGTTCATTGAAATCAAGTTTGTTACCGAAGTAACTGTCATTACCTAAGTAATAACGTTTTGATATTCATCAACGAGTGCCCACACAGATTGATAGGTTTAAATTGTTAAAGAGCTTTTCCTTTTTGAGCTTCGCTCAAATCGGACGGCCATTTTAGCGATTTAAGTTTTAGTGTCAACCACTATTTTCAAAACTTCTTTCAAGCGTTTAGCTTGGCTAATTTGGCTTGCTGATTCGTTCTGGTTTCCTAAGAAACCTTCCCGTTTCAACGAGGTCGCATTATAGAGATTTCGATCACACTGGCAAGCCCTTTTTGAAGTTTTTCTTACTTTTTTGATTGTTCGAACGTTTTTTGCTCAAAACACCCCATTTACACTAGTATTCGCCGTAATTAAGGGCTTAAGGTGCCTATATAAAGGAGGACTTATGAGTTCAATACGCAGTTATAAAGGAATATCCCCTCAGATTGGACAAGGTGTCTATATAGATACAAGTTCGGTACTGGTTGGTGATATCAAAATCGGTAACGACTCTAGCGTGTGGCCTTTGGTTGCCGCTCGAGGGGATGTGAACCACATTCATATCGGAGATAGAACGAATATCCAAGACGGTAGTGTTTTACATGTTACCCATAAGAACGCTGAAAACCCTGAGGGTTACCCTCTATTAATAGGTAATGATGTCACTATCGGGCATAAAGTAATGTTGCATGGCTGCACCATTGAAGATCGCGTACTGGTTGGTATGGGAGCAATCGTGCTTGATGGCGTCATCATCAAACAAGAAGTGATGATTGGTGCTGGTAGCTTAGTGCCACCGAACAAGGTCCTTGAAAGTGGTTATCTATATGTAGGAAGCCCAGTAAAGCAAGCACGCCCATTAAACGATAAAGAACGTGCCTTTTTACAGAAGTCAGCTGACAACTATGTTCAGAACAAAAACGACTATCTAGACTCTGTGCTTCCAGCCTAAAGCGCTTTAATCTGAATTCGATTAGAGGAGTCATACTCCTCTTCTTCTATTAGCTCTTCAGCCAACTCTTCAATATCAAAACGCAACTCAGTGAAGAGAGTTAAAGCTTGGTCGCCTTCTTTTATCTCTTTACCGGCTAATCTTGATAATTCTTCAATAGACATAACACACTCAATCAGCGCGCCCGACTGCTGTGCTGGGAAGGTGATTGATTGATTATCTTCATCCCAATCTTGGATATCTGGAAATAGAATTGATTGATTCATTTTTTATAAATACCTCATTACATCTCTAGGTTTTTACGTAGTTCTCTTAAAATCTGTTTTGTTCCCGGGCGAAGGCCACGCCAAAGCATAAAGCTCTCTGCTGCCTGCCCCACTAGCATACCCAAACCATCATAAGCAGCATGAACACCATTATCTAATGCCCACTGATTGAATACCGTCGTTCCAGATCCGTAAACCATGTCATAAACGGCGCTATTAGAATTGAAAATAGCATCGGACACTTCAGGAAGCTGCCCGCTTAGACCTGATGAAGTAGAGTTAATAATGACATCAAAGCCTTCATTAACATCACTTAACCCCATCCCCTTGATGTTGCCATGCGAAGAAAACATCTCAGCCAGAAGTTCAGCCTTTGAACTGGTTCTGTTTGCGACCACCAACTGTTTTGGCTTTTGGTCGAGAAGAGGTTGAATCACTCCTCTCGCAGCACCACCAGCGCCAAGAAGAAGAACGCGAGCTCCTTTTAACGCAACTTGATGTTGAAGCAGGTCTTGAACTAAACCCTCACCATCGGTGTTATCACCAATGATTTCTCCGTCATCGAGCTTCTTAAGTGTGTTTACAGCACCGGCTAGTTCAGCCCTCTCCGTTAGGCGATTGGCAAACTGATACGCATCTTCTTTAAAAGGTGCTGTGACATTACATCCTCTACCACCTTCGCTGAAAAAGGCTTTCGCAGCAGTGATAAATTCACGATGTTCTGGCTGTAATGCTGTATAGGTAAGTTGTTGGCTGGTTTGGCGAGCAAATAATGTGTGAATGAATGGCGATTTGCTTTGCCCAATAGGGTTACCGAAAACGGCATAACGATCTACTTGCTGTGTCATATCCTTACCTAACAGAAATAAAAAAGGTCATCTATATAGATGACCCTATCACTATCCCTATAAGGAAGGAAGAACTACCAAACTCGAGGCTTTAGGTAGTCGCTATAAAGAAGAGCTTCTGGTGAGCCCGCTTGTGGTTCATAGCGATATTCCCAACGCGCCAACGGCGGCATCGACATCAATATAGACTCTGTGCGACCACCGCTTTGCAGGCCAAATAAGGTGCCACGGTCATAGACTAGGTTAAATTCAACATAGCGACCACGACGATAAAGTTGGAAATCACGCTCGCGCTCACCATAGGGTGTCTCTTTGCGTCGTTCTACTATTGGTAAGTATGCGGCTGCAAAACCTTCACCCACCGCCTGCATATAAGCAAAGCTCTTTTCAAAGCCCCACTCGTTAAGATCATCAAAGAACAGACCACCTACACCGCGTGTTTCGTCTCGGTGAGGCAGATAGAAGTATTTATCACACCACTCTTTATGTTCTTGATAAACATCATCACCAAACGGCACGCAAAGATCTTTAGCGGTTTGATGCCAAGATTGGCAGTCTTCATCGAAAGGATAAAATGGCGTTAAGTCAAAACCACCACCAAACCACCAAATCGGGTCTTCACCTTCTTTTTCTGCTATGAAGAATCGAACGTTCGCGTGTGAGGTTGGGATATATGGGTTTTTAGGGTGAATAACTAATGAGACACCCATAGCTTCAAACTTGCGTCCGGCTAATTCAGGACGGTGAGCGGTTGCAGAGGCAGGCATAGCCTTACCCGCTACGTGAGAGAAGTTAACCCCACCTTGTTCAAATACCGCACCATTGGTCATCACGCGAGTTCGACCACCGCCACCAAGGCGCTCGCCAGGTTCACGTTGCCATGCATCTTCTTCAAACAGTGCTGCACCATCAGCTTGTTCAAGCTGTTGGCAAATCGAATCTTGTAGGCTCAGTAAAAACTGCTTTACTGCTTCTTTATCAATTGCTGACATCTTACTTCCTTTGCAGGGTTTAACCCTGTCTTAATATTTTCGACGTTTTTGCATCTCTAATTTCGCTTGGTTTCTCACGACCACCCGTTTGACCTTCTAAAATAGCGACTAGGTATTGGCCAAGTTGCTGCTGAACTTCTTCAGTCGTCATGCAAGGCGGTTCTCCAGTCAGGTTAGCACTGGTAGAGGTTAACGGCTTACCGAATTCATTACACATCCTTTGAACCAAAGGGTGATCAGTCACTCGTACTGCAATGGAATCAAATTGGCCGCTGACCCAGTCTGTCACTTTGCTACTGGTTGGCATGATCCAAGTCACCGGGCCTGGCCATGTTGCTTTTACGGTCGCTAACTGCACTTCCGTCAGCTGGCTTTCGTCAATATAAGGCAACAACTGCTCGTAACTCGCAGCAATTAGGATCAACCCTTTCTCCATCGGTCGCTGTTTTAAGTCGAGCAATTTCTTGATGGCTTGTGGATTATCAGGATCACAACCAACCCCAAAAACGCCTTCGGTCGGGTAAGCAATGACTTCACCTTGTTGTAATGCCTGCAAAGTATGTTGAAAGTTATCCAAGAGTTGCCTCATTAATTCTGTTATCGAACTCGCTAAGTGTACAAATTATCATTCACTGTGACTAAAGCTATTTGTTCATAAAATGTATCAATTAACAACTTAGACTGACGCAAACGTTTTCCTTGAGCAATTTTACCCGTATAATGCGCGCAAAATATCTAATCACTAATTAAATCGTACCTGAAGGAGTTTGAGATGACTGTCGGTATTATCATGGGTTCTAAATCTGATTGGCCAACAATGAAGCTAGCTGCAGAAATGTTGGATCAATTTGGCGTGGCGTACGAAACAAAAGTGGTTTCTGCTCACCGCACACCTCAGTTGCTTGCAGACTACGCAACCAGTGCGAAAGAGCGCGGTATTAAAGTAATTATTGCAGGAGCGGGCGGCGCTGCCCACCTTCCAGGTATGGCTGCTGCTTTCACAAGCGTACCTGTTTTGGGTGTTCCTGTTCAGTCTAAAGCACTAAAAGGCATGGACTCTCTGCTTTCTATCGTACAAATGCCAAAAGGCATCGCGGTAGGCACTCTGGCTATCGGTGAAGCTGGCGCTGCCAATGCTGGCATCCTAGCGGCTCAAATCATTGGTACACACAATGAAGACGTGATGGCAAAAGTCGAAGCGTTCCGCTCTGAGCAAACAGAAACGGTTCTTGCTAATCCAAACCCTGCAGAGGACTAATTTCCATGCATGTTCTTGTGTTAGGCGCGGGCCAACTTGCTCGCATGATGTCCCTAGCTGGGGCACCGCTGAATATTGAAATTTCTGCTTTTGATGTTGGCAGCAAAAATATTGTTCATCCATTAACGCAAGCGATTCTAGGCAACGGCCTAGAAAATGCGATTGAGCGTGCGGACGTCATTACTGCTGAATTCGAACATATCCCTCACGATGTACTTGAGGTGTGTGAGCGCAGCGGTAAGTTCTTACCGACAACAGAAGCAATCAAAGCTGGCGGTGACCGTCGTCTTGAAAAAGCCCTGTTAGACGAAGCAAATGTAAAAAATGCTAAGTACTACGTGATTAACTCTCGCGAAGACTTTGACGCTGCGATTGCTCACGTAGGCTTGCCAATGGTCTTGAAGAGCACACTTGGCGGCTACGATGGCAAAGGCCAGTGGCGCTTAAAGACATTAGATAATGTTGAGTCAACTTGGACAGAAATGGCTGAGTGCATCGCCGCAACAGACAACCAAGCCATTGTGGCTGAAGAGTTTGTTCCGTTTGACCGCGAAGTATCACTTGTCGGTGCTCGTGGTATCAATGGAGATATTCAAGTATACCCACTAGCCGAAAATGTTCACGTCGACGGCGTATTGAGCTTATCGACAGCCATTGATGACATTGAGCTGCAAGAGCAAGCGAAAACCATGTTCACCGCCGTTGCAGAGCGTTTGGATTACGTTGGCGTACTCGCGCTAGAGTTCTTTGATGTTCAAGGTTCACTGCTAGTGAATGAGATTGCACCACGTGTTCATAACTCGGGCCACTGGACACAACAAGGCGCTGAAACTTGTCAGTTTGAGAACCATCTACGTGCCGTATGTGGGATGCCATTAGGCAGCACTAAGCTGATTCGCCCAACCGCAATGATCAACATTCTTGGTGAAGATACCCTACCTGAAGCTATTCTGGCTCAAGATGGCTGTCATGTTCATTGGTATGGCAAAGAGAAGCGTGCGGGTCGAAAGATGGGCCACATTAACGTGAGCGCTGACTACAACGCAGAGCTGCAAAGAGCGTTGTACTCACTGGCAGACATTCTTGATAAGCAAGCCTACCCTGCTGTGCA harbors:
- a CDS encoding gamma carbonic anhydrase family protein, whose translation is MSSIRSYKGISPQIGQGVYIDTSSVLVGDIKIGNDSSVWPLVAARGDVNHIHIGDRTNIQDGSVLHVTHKNAENPEGYPLLIGNDVTIGHKVMLHGCTIEDRVLVGMGAIVLDGVIIKQEVMIGAGSLVPPNKVLESGYLYVGSPVKQARPLNDKERAFLQKSADNYVQNKNDYLDSVLPA
- a CDS encoding DUF1488 family protein, which encodes MNQSILFPDIQDWDEDNQSITFPAQQSGALIECVMSIEELSRLAGKEIKEGDQALTLFTELRFDIEELAEELIEEEEYDSSNRIQIKAL
- the aroE gene encoding shikimate dehydrogenase, producing the protein MTQQVDRYAVFGNPIGQSKSPFIHTLFARQTSQQLTYTALQPEHREFITAAKAFFSEGGRGCNVTAPFKEDAYQFANRLTERAELAGAVNTLKKLDDGEIIGDNTDGEGLVQDLLQHQVALKGARVLLLGAGGAARGVIQPLLDQKPKQLVVANRTSSKAELLAEMFSSHGNIKGMGLSDVNEGFDVIINSTSSGLSGQLPEVSDAIFNSNSAVYDMVYGSGTTVFNQWALDNGVHAAYDGLGMLVGQAAESFMLWRGLRPGTKQILRELRKNLEM
- the hemF gene encoding oxygen-dependent coproporphyrinogen oxidase encodes the protein MSAIDKEAVKQFLLSLQDSICQQLEQADGAALFEEDAWQREPGERLGGGGRTRVMTNGAVFEQGGVNFSHVAGKAMPASATAHRPELAGRKFEAMGVSLVIHPKNPYIPTSHANVRFFIAEKEGEDPIWWFGGGFDLTPFYPFDEDCQSWHQTAKDLCVPFGDDVYQEHKEWCDKYFYLPHRDETRGVGGLFFDDLNEWGFEKSFAYMQAVGEGFAAAYLPIVERRKETPYGERERDFQLYRRGRYVEFNLVYDRGTLFGLQSGGRTESILMSMPPLARWEYRYEPQAGSPEALLYSDYLKPRVW
- a CDS encoding L-threonylcarbamoyladenylate synthase, which codes for MDNFQHTLQALQQGEVIAYPTEGVFGVGCDPDNPQAIKKLLDLKQRPMEKGLILIAASYEQLLPYIDESQLTEVQLATVKATWPGPVTWIMPTSSKVTDWVSGQFDSIAVRVTDHPLVQRMCNEFGKPLTSTSANLTGEPPCMTTEEVQQQLGQYLVAILEGQTGGREKPSEIRDAKTSKILRQG
- the purE gene encoding 5-(carboxyamino)imidazole ribonucleotide mutase; this translates as MTVGIIMGSKSDWPTMKLAAEMLDQFGVAYETKVVSAHRTPQLLADYATSAKERGIKVIIAGAGGAAHLPGMAAAFTSVPVLGVPVQSKALKGMDSLLSIVQMPKGIAVGTLAIGEAGAANAGILAAQIIGTHNEDVMAKVEAFRSEQTETVLANPNPAED
- a CDS encoding 5-(carboxyamino)imidazole ribonucleotide synthase, with amino-acid sequence MHVLVLGAGQLARMMSLAGAPLNIEISAFDVGSKNIVHPLTQAILGNGLENAIERADVITAEFEHIPHDVLEVCERSGKFLPTTEAIKAGGDRRLEKALLDEANVKNAKYYVINSREDFDAAIAHVGLPMVLKSTLGGYDGKGQWRLKTLDNVESTWTEMAECIAATDNQAIVAEEFVPFDREVSLVGARGINGDIQVYPLAENVHVDGVLSLSTAIDDIELQEQAKTMFTAVAERLDYVGVLALEFFDVQGSLLVNEIAPRVHNSGHWTQQGAETCQFENHLRAVCGMPLGSTKLIRPTAMINILGEDTLPEAILAQDGCHVHWYGKEKRAGRKMGHINVSADYNAELQRALYSLADILDKQAYPAVHEFAEQMK